In bacterium, the following proteins share a genomic window:
- a CDS encoding nicotinate phosphoribosyltransferase, which produces MHRYVVDGTRRLHSATHREILAGLTTDIYFVRTMEILRSMGLAETPVVAEVFPSHDGVFVGVEELRYLLRDRGVKIHSLAEGERFSAREIVIRIEGPYAQFGMFETVLLGMLAQPSGWATAAQEIVTAAAGKPTYVFGARHVHPAVAPVMERAALIGGMRGAACILGAKLAGQQPVGTMPHAFILIVGDTVRAATAYHEQMPERVPRLVLVDTFTDEAVEALRVAEALGRDLNAIRLDTPRERGSVTPDLVREVRSRLDLAGHKDVQIFVSGGLTPERIRALTESGADAFGVGSHVSSASPIDMTMDLREVNGRPLAKRGRTPGRTPSARLRP; this is translated from the coding sequence GTGCACCGTTATGTTGTTGACGGGACGCGACGTCTGCACAGCGCGACCCACCGGGAGATCCTCGCCGGCCTGACCACCGACATCTATTTTGTCCGGACTATGGAGATCCTTCGATCAATGGGACTGGCCGAGACCCCTGTGGTCGCGGAGGTGTTCCCCAGCCATGATGGGGTCTTTGTGGGAGTCGAGGAGCTCCGATACCTCCTCCGAGACCGCGGGGTAAAGATCCATAGCCTCGCTGAGGGAGAGCGGTTTTCTGCCCGAGAGATCGTCATACGAATCGAAGGGCCGTACGCACAGTTCGGCATGTTTGAGACGGTGCTCCTGGGCATGCTTGCTCAGCCGAGTGGGTGGGCAACGGCCGCGCAGGAGATCGTGACCGCGGCTGCGGGGAAACCTACATACGTCTTCGGCGCGCGCCACGTTCACCCCGCCGTGGCGCCGGTGATGGAGCGGGCGGCGTTGATTGGAGGCATGCGGGGAGCGGCCTGCATCCTTGGTGCCAAGCTCGCGGGTCAGCAGCCGGTCGGGACGATGCCGCATGCGTTCATCCTGATTGTGGGCGATACGGTGCGGGCGGCCACGGCATATCACGAGCAGATGCCCGAGCGCGTTCCCCGTCTGGTCCTCGTCGATACGTTTACGGACGAAGCTGTAGAGGCGCTCCGTGTCGCGGAGGCGCTCGGGCGGGATCTGAATGCGATCCGATTGGATACCCCTCGGGAACGGGGAAGTGTCACGCCAGATTTGGTTCGAGAAGTGCGAAGCCGATTGGATCTCGCGGGGCACAAGGACGTTCAGATCTTTGTCTCGGGAGGGCTCACACCCGAACGTATTCGTGCACTGACCGAATCGGGGGCCGATGCCTTCGGCGTGGGCAGCCACGTGAGCTCGGCGTCCCCAATCGACATGACGATGGACCTCCGCGAGGTAAATGGCAGACCGCTTGCGAAGCGCGGTCGAACTCCCGGGCGGACGCCGAGTGCGAGGTTGCGCCCCTAG
- the secG gene encoding preprotein translocase subunit SecG, translating to MTNVVLIFHFVFAVAVIGVIVLQGPKGEGLGSIGGGGARLFHGPKPRETLLLRVTSSLAILFGATSLYLVLTHYGRLFP from the coding sequence GTGACGAACGTGGTCCTCATCTTTCATTTTGTGTTTGCGGTGGCGGTCATCGGCGTGATCGTGCTCCAGGGACCCAAGGGGGAGGGGCTCGGTTCGATCGGGGGCGGAGGGGCCAGGTTATTCCACGGGCCGAAACCCCGGGAAACTCTGCTGCTTCGGGTGACATCGTCGTTGGCGATTCTTTTTGGTGCGACGTCCCTGTACTTGGTGTTGACCCACTACGGCCGGTTGTTTCCCTAG
- the tpiA gene encoding triose-phosphate isomerase, producing the protein MRTPLIAANWKMHMTVPQGLRLVAEVKAALRDLRGVEVVICPPATALAAVAEALRGTTFVLGGQTMHWEPQGAFTGEISAAMLVDVGCRAVLIGHSERRLYFGESDEAVGRKVRSAFAGGLVPIVCVGERLEERQAGETDGVITRQVRAAVREMAAPDLPRLVVAYEPVWAIGTGQTATGAEAGRVAGVVRRVLAAGGAAAAAGEVRILYGGSVKPDNIREFFEQPEIDGALVGGASLDSQAFAAIVRAATG; encoded by the coding sequence GTGCGAACTCCCCTCATCGCCGCCAATTGGAAAATGCACATGACGGTCCCCCAGGGCCTCCGCTTGGTCGCCGAGGTCAAGGCCGCCCTCCGGGATCTGCGCGGCGTGGAAGTCGTGATCTGTCCACCGGCCACCGCTCTGGCTGCTGTTGCGGAGGCACTCCGCGGTACGACGTTCGTTCTCGGTGGACAGACGATGCACTGGGAGCCACAGGGGGCCTTTACCGGCGAGATCAGTGCGGCAATGCTTGTTGACGTTGGCTGCCGTGCGGTACTGATCGGCCACTCTGAGCGCCGTCTGTACTTTGGGGAGAGCGACGAGGCGGTCGGACGGAAAGTGCGCTCGGCGTTCGCCGGCGGCCTCGTCCCGATCGTCTGCGTCGGCGAGCGCCTCGAAGAGCGACAGGCAGGGGAGACCGATGGGGTGATCACCCGGCAGGTGCGTGCGGCAGTTCGCGAGATGGCGGCACCGGACCTCCCGCGCCTCGTTGTGGCGTACGAGCCGGTGTGGGCGATCGGCACCGGGCAGACCGCCACCGGGGCGGAGGCGGGCCGGGTCGCGGGGGTGGTGCGCCGGGTGCTCGCGGCGGGGGGAGCGGCAGCCGCCGCGGGGGAGGTGCGGATCCTCTACGGCGGAAGCGTCAAACCCGACAACATTCGTGAGTTTTTCGAGCAGCCCGAGATCGACGGTGCCCTCGTCGGCGGAGCCAGTTTGGACAGCCAAGCGTTCGCCGCCATCGTTCGGGCGGCAACGGGGTGA
- a CDS encoding phosphoglycerate kinase, which translates to MRKKTVRDIDVSGRRVFVRVDFNVPIEQGRISDDHRITAALPTIAYLRDHGAAVILASHLGRPKGPDPALRMDPVARRLAELLHRPVPKFDDCVGPEVDAAVGALAPGDVVLLENLRFHKEEEANDPAFARALASTAQIYVNDAFGTAHRAHASTVGVAKILPAVAGLLMERELLFLGKVLEAPTKPLVVILGGKKVEDKIGVIRNLLRLAQSMLIGGGMCYTFLRASGGQIGGSLCEEDKLDLAGELMGEANDRGVRLLLPLDVIAAQRPAADAEVRTVSARAIPDGWMGLDIGLRTEAAFGAPIAGAGTVLWNGPMGVFELAPFSGGTRAIAKAVAESCAESIVGGGDTASAVEQFGYADKMTHVSTGGGATLEFMEGKVLPGVAVLEDAT; encoded by the coding sequence GTGAGAAAGAAGACCGTTCGCGACATCGACGTCTCCGGTCGGCGGGTCTTCGTCCGGGTTGATTTCAATGTTCCGATCGAGCAGGGGCGGATCTCGGACGATCATCGGATCACGGCGGCGCTGCCGACGATTGCTTATCTCCGCGATCACGGGGCCGCGGTCATTCTCGCCTCGCACCTGGGCCGGCCGAAGGGCCCCGATCCCGCCCTTCGGATGGACCCTGTGGCGCGGCGGTTGGCGGAACTGCTGCATCGGCCGGTCCCCAAGTTCGATGACTGCGTCGGCCCCGAGGTCGATGCCGCGGTAGGGGCGTTGGCACCCGGGGATGTGGTCCTCCTCGAGAACCTGCGGTTTCATAAGGAGGAGGAGGCCAACGACCCCGCCTTCGCCCGCGCCCTCGCCAGCACCGCGCAGATCTACGTGAACGACGCCTTCGGCACCGCCCACCGCGCCCACGCCAGCACCGTGGGGGTGGCAAAGATCCTCCCCGCCGTTGCGGGGCTCCTGATGGAACGGGAACTCTTGTTCCTCGGAAAGGTCCTCGAAGCGCCCACGAAGCCACTGGTGGTCATCCTTGGCGGCAAGAAGGTGGAGGACAAGATCGGGGTCATCCGCAATCTGCTTCGGCTCGCCCAGTCGATGCTGATCGGCGGGGGGATGTGCTACACGTTCCTCCGGGCCTCCGGCGGCCAGATTGGCGGGTCGCTCTGCGAGGAGGACAAACTCGACTTGGCCGGCGAGTTGATGGGGGAGGCGAACGACCGAGGAGTCCGCCTGCTGCTCCCGCTGGACGTCATCGCGGCCCAGCGTCCGGCGGCCGATGCGGAGGTGCGGACCGTCAGTGCCCGAGCTATCCCCGACGGGTGGATGGGGCTCGACATCGGTTTGCGGACCGAGGCGGCATTTGGCGCCCCGATTGCGGGGGCTGGGACCGTCCTTTGGAACGGGCCGATGGGTGTGTTCGAGCTTGCCCCGTTCTCCGGTGGCACGCGGGCAATCGCGAAAGCGGTGGCGGAGTCGTGCGCCGAGTCGATCGTTGGCGGTGGGGACACCGCGTCGGCGGTCGAGCAGTTTGGGTATGCGGACAAGATGACGCATGTCAGTACCGGCGGCGGCGCCACACTGGAGTTCATGGAAGGTAAGGTCCTCCCGGGTGTCGCCGTGCTCGAGGACGCCACCTGA
- the gap gene encoding type I glyceraldehyde-3-phosphate dehydrogenase has protein sequence MARIGINGFGRIGRQVLRAILERHPSLEVAAVNDLTDVKTNAHLFRHDSTYGAFNGTVEVQDGRIVINGRRIEVLSEREPAKLPWKDRGVELVVESTGRFTDAKKAAGHLEGGAKRVVISAPATGEDVTVNMGVNHTAYDPAKHKIVSNGSCTTNCLSVTAMVLSRNFGIRSGFMNTVHSYTNDQVILDVVHHDLRRARAAALNIIPTTTGAAKAISLVLPELKGKLNGLALRVPTPTVSVVDLTVTLDKPATAEEINRAYKRAAGEELKGYLGYSEEPLVSMDFKGDPHSGIVDALSTMVVGDAVKVLSWYDNEWGYSCRVADLVVYMSSRGL, from the coding sequence ATGGCACGGATCGGGATCAACGGATTTGGGCGGATCGGCCGGCAGGTGCTCAGGGCGATCCTGGAGCGGCATCCGTCGTTGGAGGTCGCCGCCGTGAACGACCTGACCGACGTCAAGACCAATGCCCACCTGTTTCGGCACGACAGCACATACGGCGCGTTCAACGGAACGGTCGAGGTGCAGGACGGCCGGATTGTGATCAACGGGCGGCGGATCGAGGTGCTCTCCGAGCGAGAGCCGGCCAAGCTCCCCTGGAAGGATCGCGGCGTGGAGCTCGTCGTCGAATCGACCGGCCGGTTCACCGATGCCAAGAAAGCAGCGGGGCATCTCGAAGGGGGCGCCAAGCGCGTCGTGATCAGCGCGCCCGCGACGGGCGAGGACGTGACGGTGAACATGGGGGTGAACCACACCGCCTACGATCCCGCGAAGCACAAGATCGTCAGTAACGGGTCCTGTACGACCAACTGCTTGTCGGTGACCGCGATGGTGCTGAGTCGAAACTTCGGGATCCGCTCGGGGTTTATGAACACGGTGCACTCCTACACGAACGATCAGGTGATCCTGGATGTCGTGCACCACGACCTCCGCCGCGCTCGCGCGGCCGCGCTGAACATCATTCCGACGACGACCGGGGCGGCGAAGGCGATTTCCCTCGTGTTGCCGGAATTGAAAGGCAAACTCAACGGGCTGGCGCTCCGTGTGCCCACGCCCACGGTGTCGGTCGTCGATCTCACCGTAACGCTCGACAAGCCGGCCACCGCCGAGGAGATCAACCGGGCCTATAAGCGCGCGGCCGGCGAGGAGCTGAAGGGATACCTCGGATATTCCGAAGAGCCGCTCGTCTCCATGGACTTCAAGGGTGACCCCCACAGCGGGATCGTCGATGCCCTGTCCACGATGGTGGTGGGGGACGCGGTCAAGGTGCTCTCCTGGTACGACAACGAGTGGGGCTACTCGTGCCGGGTCGCCGACCTCGTCGTCTACATGAGCAGCCGAGGGTTGTGA
- a CDS encoding Clp1/GlmU family protein has translation MDVPQSRQTVEAIPDLRGVVVMLGPVDVGKTTTATAIANAALRAGRSVVVVDADTGQSDIGPPATVGLAVARTPVRSMEQFPPAAAFFVGDTSPRNVHRYLIEGTVRAVEWARVRQVEVVVVDTTGWVEGPAAADARGQEMRRIRPQHVVALQRDVEVESILARVPPDITLHRLRPSPDVRSRPQEVRREMRMMRFRHYFASAQRHTVDLGALPAARPAIYGGRIIPQHRMLTDIPQGALRHLLVGLVDQSGWLAAMGSVVDVVPVRQAVVVAAPLGSLAGVSALQWGALRVAPSGREEGRLA, from the coding sequence GTGGACGTTCCTCAGTCCCGGCAGACGGTGGAGGCGATCCCGGATCTTCGGGGCGTCGTCGTGATGCTGGGGCCCGTAGACGTGGGCAAGACGACCACGGCTACGGCGATCGCCAACGCCGCACTGCGGGCGGGGCGTTCCGTCGTGGTAGTCGATGCCGACACCGGGCAGTCCGACATCGGGCCCCCGGCGACCGTCGGGCTGGCCGTGGCGCGGACTCCGGTCCGCAGCATGGAGCAGTTCCCCCCCGCCGCCGCGTTCTTCGTTGGAGACACCTCGCCGCGAAACGTCCACCGCTACCTGATCGAGGGAACGGTCCGGGCGGTGGAGTGGGCGCGCGTGCGGCAGGTCGAGGTTGTGGTCGTGGACACCACGGGATGGGTCGAGGGTCCGGCCGCGGCCGACGCCAGGGGGCAGGAGATGCGACGCATCCGGCCGCAGCACGTGGTGGCCCTCCAGCGGGACGTCGAGGTCGAGTCGATTCTGGCCAGGGTCCCACCGGACATCACCCTGCATCGACTTCGCCCATCCCCCGATGTCCGGAGCCGCCCGCAAGAGGTGCGGCGAGAAATGCGGATGATGCGATTTCGCCACTACTTCGCTTCGGCGCAGCGGCACACGGTGGATCTGGGCGCACTGCCGGCCGCCCGACCGGCGATCTACGGGGGACGCATCATTCCCCAGCACCGGATGCTGACCGATATCCCGCAAGGCGCTCTTCGCCATCTCCTGGTGGGGCTTGTGGACCAAAGCGGATGGCTCGCGGCGATGGGGTCGGTGGTTGATGTAGTGCCGGTGCGGCAGGCCGTGGTGGTCGCCGCGCCGCTTGGCTCGCTGGCGGGCGTGAGCGCCCTGCAGTGGGGGGCGCTCCGGGTGGCGCCCTCCGGCCGTGAGGAAGGAAGACTGGCCTAG
- a CDS encoding V-type ATP synthase subunit D — translation MAETISPTRMNLLQRQNQVKLAQQGVDLLKRKRDALVADFFNIVRRALAARERLTKSAEEAYTLLSLAKAVEGREVLEGAALADSRRLEVEIETKNIWGTRIPTITTNDVRRSILARGQDPVAVTARTVESADHFEEVVGAILEVASTEITLRKIGEEIKKTTRRVNALEQVVIPRIRGEIRYIRDVLEQRAREDVFRLKRIKKKLEAKAGAAG, via the coding sequence ATGGCTGAGACGATCAGCCCAACCCGGATGAACCTGCTCCAGCGCCAAAACCAGGTCAAGCTGGCGCAGCAGGGGGTCGATCTGCTGAAGCGCAAGCGCGACGCGCTCGTCGCCGATTTCTTTAACATCGTGCGCCGGGCCTTGGCCGCGCGCGAGCGCCTCACCAAGTCGGCGGAGGAAGCGTACACGCTGCTGAGCCTCGCCAAGGCGGTCGAGGGTCGGGAGGTGCTCGAAGGGGCCGCCCTCGCCGATTCGCGCCGGCTGGAAGTAGAAATCGAGACCAAAAATATCTGGGGGACCCGCATCCCGACGATCACCACCAACGACGTCCGGCGATCGATTCTTGCCCGGGGTCAGGATCCGGTGGCGGTCACCGCGCGGACCGTCGAGAGCGCGGACCACTTCGAAGAGGTGGTCGGGGCGATCCTGGAGGTGGCGAGCACCGAGATCACGCTCCGGAAGATCGGCGAGGAGATCAAGAAGACCACTCGGCGCGTGAACGCGCTCGAACAGGTGGTCATCCCGCGCATCCGCGGCGAGATCCGTTACATCCGGGATGTCCTGGAGCAGCGGGCGCGCGAGGATGTGTTCCGTCTGAAGCGGATCAAGAAGAAGTTGGAGGCGAAAGCGGGCGCCGCCGGGTAG
- a CDS encoding V-type ATP synthase subunit B codes for MQLSTKRYTSINYISGPLLFVEGARDLSYGAIVEIHVQDGSTRGGQVIEVSERNAVIQVFEETRGMDLVKTSLSLREDVARIGVSREMIGRRFNGLGDPIDGLPPIIPEKRLPILGAPINPVAREKPAEFIQTGISTIDVMNTLVRGQKLPIFSGAGLPANEIAAQIARQAKVLGEAEQFSVVFGAMGITQREAAFFIHEFESTGALARSVVFMNLADDPTIERLMTPRAALTVAEYLAYELDMQVLVILTDMTNYCEALREIGAAREEIPGRRGYPGYMYTDLASIYERAGRIKGKKGTITQFPILTMPDDDITHPIADLTGYITEGQLVLSRPLHRQGGYPPINPLPSLSRLMNNGIGKGRTREDHRQVADQLYSAYAQGLDLRRLVAIIGEEALTENDRLYLRFADRFEKDFIAQGQADRSIQDSLTLGWKLLSTFPKGALTRISRDHVDKYYFGEQMDRMFRPGERPG; via the coding sequence ATGCAGCTGTCGACCAAGCGCTACACCAGCATCAATTACATCTCGGGGCCGCTCCTGTTCGTTGAGGGAGCCCGCGACCTGTCCTACGGCGCGATCGTGGAGATCCACGTCCAGGACGGCAGCACCCGCGGCGGCCAGGTGATCGAGGTTTCCGAACGCAACGCGGTGATCCAGGTGTTCGAGGAGACCCGCGGGATGGATCTGGTGAAGACGTCGCTCAGCCTGCGCGAGGACGTCGCCCGGATCGGCGTGAGCCGGGAGATGATCGGCCGGCGGTTCAACGGCCTGGGCGACCCGATCGACGGCCTGCCGCCGATCATCCCGGAAAAGCGGCTGCCCATCCTCGGTGCACCGATCAACCCCGTCGCCCGCGAGAAGCCGGCGGAGTTCATCCAGACGGGCATCTCGACGATCGACGTCATGAACACGCTTGTGCGCGGGCAGAAGCTGCCGATTTTCTCGGGTGCGGGGCTGCCGGCGAACGAGATCGCCGCCCAGATCGCCCGTCAGGCGAAGGTCCTCGGCGAGGCCGAGCAGTTCTCGGTCGTGTTCGGCGCCATGGGGATCACCCAGCGTGAGGCCGCGTTCTTCATCCACGAGTTCGAGAGCACCGGCGCGCTGGCGCGCAGCGTCGTCTTCATGAACCTCGCCGACGACCCGACGATCGAACGGTTGATGACCCCGCGCGCGGCGCTGACGGTGGCCGAATACCTCGCCTACGAACTCGATATGCAGGTGCTCGTCATCCTCACCGATATGACCAACTACTGCGAGGCGCTGCGGGAGATCGGGGCCGCCCGCGAGGAGATCCCGGGCCGTCGCGGCTACCCCGGCTACATGTACACCGACCTCGCCAGCATCTATGAGCGCGCCGGCCGCATCAAAGGGAAGAAGGGCACGATCACCCAGTTCCCGATCCTGACGATGCCGGACGATGACATCACCCACCCGATCGCCGATCTGACCGGGTACATCACCGAGGGACAACTGGTCCTCAGCCGGCCGCTTCACCGGCAGGGCGGATATCCGCCGATCAACCCGCTCCCCAGCCTCTCGCGGCTGATGAACAACGGGATCGGCAAAGGCCGGACGCGCGAAGACCACCGTCAGGTGGCCGACCAGCTCTACTCCGCCTACGCCCAAGGCCTGGATCTGCGCCGGCTCGTCGCGATCATCGGTGAAGAGGCGTTGACGGAGAACGACCGCCTCTACCTCCGGTTCGCCGATCGGTTCGAGAAGGACTTCATCGCGCAGGGCCAGGCGGACCGCTCGATTCAAGATTCGCTGACCCTGGGCTGGAAGCTGCTCTCGACCTTCCCGAAGGGCGCCTTGACCCGCATCAGCCGCGACCACGTCGACAAATACTACTTCGGCGAACAGATGGACCGGATGTTTCGGCCGGGTGAGCGACCGGGATGA